Proteins encoded within one genomic window of Rhododendron vialii isolate Sample 1 chromosome 1a, ASM3025357v1:
- the LOC131305703 gene encoding uncharacterized protein LOC131305703 translates to MEVQSCETVSPQPRVKAVFCLGSETHSVQANKGLLSEQLVLMKEESMTVLKDFITKHNVPNEVPDETDDTSSEDDETNEKATVKSKKQRK, encoded by the coding sequence ATGGAGGTTCAATCATGTGAAACTGTTTCCCCTCAACCTCGAGTTAAAGCTGTATTTTGCCTTGGATCAGAAACGCATTCTGTTCAGGCAAACAAAGGACTTCTTTCTGAGCAATTAGTTTTGATGAAAGAGGAGAGCATGACCGTACTGAAGGACTTCATTACTAAACATAATGTGCCGAATGAGGTTCCCGATGAAACAGATGATACCTCTTCGGAAGATGATGAAACCAACGAAAAGGCTACTGTGAAGTCGAAGAAGCAGCGGAAATAG
- the LOC131304682 gene encoding DNA replication licensing factor MCM7, translating to MKDLDFNRDKDLARDFLSNFADANGEPKYMKILQDVANHKIKAIQIDLEDLFNYKDLDEEFLRRVTENTRRYIGIFADAIDELIPEPTEAFPDDDHDILMTQRSEEGTENTDGADPRQRMPPEIKRFYEVYIRASSKGRPSTIREVKATYIGQLVRISGIVTRCSDVKPLMQVAVYTCEECGFEIYQEVTARVFMPLFECPSKRCKTNNTKGNLILQLRASKFLKFQEAKIQELAEHVPKGHIPRTMTVHCRGELTRKVAPGDVVELSGIFLPIPYTGFRAMRAGLVADTYLEAMSVSHFKKKYEEYELKGDEEEQIARLAEDGDIYNKLARSLAPEIFGHEDIKKALLLLLVGAPHRKLKDGMKIRGDLHICLMGDPGVAKSQLLKHIINVAPRGVYTTGKGSSGVGLTAAVQKDPVTNEMVLEGGALVLADMGICAIDEFDKMDESDRTSIHEVMEQQTVSIAKAGITTSLNARTAVLAAANPAWGRYDLRRTPAENINLPPALLSRFDILWLILDRADMDSDLEMARHVVYVHQNKESPSLGFTPLEPSVIRAYISAARKLSPSIPKELEEYIASAYSGIRQDEAKSNSPHSYTTVRTLLSILRISAALARLRFSDTVAQSDVDEALRLMQMSKFSLYSEDRQRSGLDAISDIYSILRDEAARTNKMDVSYAHALNWISRKGYSEAQLKECLEEYAALNVWQIHPNTFDIRFIDA from the exons ATGAAAGATCTCGACTTCAACAGGGACAAGG ATCTCGCGCGGGATTTTCTTTCAAACTTTGCCGACGCAAATGGTGAACCCAAATACATGAAAATCCTG CAAGACGTGGCAAACCATAAAATCAAGGCGATCCAGATTGATCTCGAGGACCTATTCAAT TACAAGGACTTGGATGAAGAATTTCTCAGGCGTGTCACGGAAAATACTCGGCGTTACATTGGTATTTTTGCTGATGCAATCGATGAGCTTATTCCAGAGCCAACAGAGGCATTTCCAGATGATGATCACGATATCTTGATGACTCAGAGATCTGAGGAAGGAACAGAGAATACAGACGGTGCAGATCCCCGTCAAAGGATGCCTCCAGAAATCAAGCGTTTCTA TGAGGTTTATATTAGGGCATCTTCAAAGGGACGACCATCTACTATTCGGGAGGTTAAGGCTACTTATATTGGCCAACTTGTAAGGATTTCTGGTATTGTCACGCGTTGTTCAGATGTGAAGCCATTGATGCAGGTAGCTGTATATACATGTGAGGAATGTGGTTTCGAAATTTACCAG GAGGTAACTGCAAGAGTTTTTATGCCTCTCTTTGAATGTCCATCCAAACGCTGTAAGACAAACAACACAAAAGGGAACCTCATTCTTCAGCTCAGGGcatcaaaatttttgaagtttCAGGAG GCTAAGATTCAAGAGTTAGCTGAACACGTTCCAAAAGGCCATATTCCGCGGACAATGACTGTTCACTGTAGGGGAGAACTTACAAGGAAG GTAGCTCCTGGCGATGTTGTTGAGTTGTCGGGGATTTTTCTTCCAATTCCTTACACTGGATTTAGAGCAATGCGAGCTGGTTTAGTGGCAGATACATACTTGGAGGCCATGTCTGTTTCCCATTTCAAGAAGAAATACGAGGA GTATGAACTTAAAGGAGATGAGGAAGAACAAATTGCGCGATTGGCTGAGGATGGTGATATTTATAATAAGCTGGCCCGATCCTTGGCTCCGGAAATATTTGGGCATGAAGATATTAAGAAGGCCCTTCTACTTCTCCTTGTGGGTGCTCCTCATCGAAAGCTGAAAGATGGAATGAAG ATAAGAGGAGACCTACATATTTGTTTGATGGGTGATCCTGGGGTTGCAAAAAGCCAGCTTCTCAAGCACATAATAAACGTTGCACCAAGGGGAGTGTATACCACAGGAAAAGGAAGCAGTGGAGTTGGTTTAACTGCTGCTGTTCAAAAAGACCCCGTGACAAATGAGATGGTCCTAGAAGGAGGAGCTCTT GTGCTAGCAGATATGGGTATTTGTGCTATTGATGAGTTTGACAAGATGGATGAATCAGATCGTACATCCATACATGAAGTAATGGAGCAACAGACTGTTAGCATAGCCAAGGCAGGAATTACTACATCTCTTAATGCAAGAACTGCTGTTCTAGCTGCTGCAAATCCAGCTTG GGGAAGATATGATCTACGAAGAACTCCTGCTGAGAATATTAATCTCCCTCCAGCTCTTTTATCAAGATTTGATATTCTGTGGCTAATCTTAGATCGAGCAGATATGGATAGTGATCTTGAAATGGCTAGGCATGTTGTCTATGTCCACCAGAACAAAGAATCTCCTTCTCTTGGGTTCACTCCTCTTGAACCATCTGTTATTCG GGCATACATTTCAGCTGCAAGAAAACTGTCTCCTTCCATCCCAAAAGAGCTGGAGGAGTATATCGCTAGTGCATATTCAGGCATCCGACAAGATGAAGCCAAATCAAACAGTCCCCATTCCTATACGACTGTGAGAACTCTGCTCAGTATTCTCCGGATATCAGCT GCACTTGCAAGACTTCGGTTCTCAGATACGGTTGCTCAGAGTGATGTGGATGAGGCGCTTAGACTAATGCAGATGTCAAAGTTTTCTTTGTACTCAGAGGATCGCCAAAGATCTGGGCTGGACGCAATCTCAGATATTTATTCAATTTTGCGAGATGAAGCAGCAAGGACAAACAAGATGGATGTCAGCTATGCTCATGCACTTAACTGGATTTCTAGAAAG GGATACAGCGAGGCCCAGTTGAAAGAATGCTTAGAGGAATATGCAGCCCTAAATGTGTGGCAGATCCATCCAAATACCTTCGACATCCGATTCATTGATGCGTGA